In the genome of Gemmatimonadaceae bacterium, the window TACCGGGAATCCTCACCATGACGGCGCTGTCCACTTCAGTCTTTCGCCCCGGCCTGCTCGATGGACAGGTCGCACTCGTCACTGGCGGAGGGACGGGCATCGGCTTCGGCATTTCTCGACTGCTGTCGGCTCTGGGGGCGCACGTCGTGATCGCCAGTCGGAAGCCGGAGCATCTCGAGAAGGCATTGGCCGAGATTACAGCGGCCGGCGGTTCCGCATCCACCGTGCGACTCGATGTGCGCGATCCGGAGCGGGTGAAAGCCACCGTCGATGCGATCGTCGCCGAACACGGGCGCATTGATGTGCTGGTCAACAATGCGGCGGGCAATTTCTATGCGCCCAGCGCCACGTTGTCACCGAATGCCTGGCGCAGCGTGCTCGAAATTGATTTATTCGGCACGTTCTACTGTTCGCAGGCGGTGTTTCCGCACATGGCGAAGCAGGGCGGTGGCCGCATCGTGAGCACCAGCATGACGCTGCACTATCGCGGCTGGCCACTGATGGCCCATGCGACGGCGGCCAAGGCCGGTGTGGACGCGCTCACCCGCACGTTGGCCGTGGAATGGGCGCCGCAACGCATTCGCATCAACGCCATCGCCCCGGGCCCTATTCCGACGGAAGGCGTTCGCAAGGCATTCACGCCACCGAGTGACAGCGGCGTGCCTGACGTGTTCGCGGCCACCGAACGTCATATGGCCGAATACGCCGCGAAGGGTATTCCCCTTGGTCGCTGGGGCAGTCCCGATGACATCGCCAACATGGTGGCGTTTCTCGCGTCTCCGGCGGGTGATTGGATTACCGGCGCCATCTTCGTGGTTGATGGCGGTGAGTGGCTGGCCAAGGCCTCCACATGAACGGACGCGTGCGCCGCGATTGGTGACGCCGCGCAATACGTGACGCGCGTCGCACGACGCGTGGCGCGTGGTGATGGTGGTCACGACATCGGGCGCGGCAGTGGGTGAGGTTGCACGTGTAGGCCGGAGCATTGCTGAATGACAGCCGTGCCCGGTCTCCCACTCACTCATTTTGGAGGAGCCATGAGAGCCATTGGATTCGCGGTGTCAGCAGTGCTGGTGGCCAGCACGCTTGGCGCGTGCGCCACGAAAGGATTTGTGCGTCGCGGCCTGGAAGATCAACGGGTCGCCCTGACATCGGAGCAAAGCGCCCGCGTTGCCGCGGACAGCACACTCCGCACGGACGTCAACGGCGTCAAGACCGATGTCAACGGCGTGAAAGCCGACCTCGCGGCGCTCCGCACCGACCTCGCGGGTCTCAAGAACGAGTTCGGCGCGCGCATTTCGGCCGTGGAAGGACAGGTGAAGTTTGCGATGCCGGTGCACTTCGGCTTTGATGATGCGGCCGTTCGAGCGATGGATCAGGCGGCGCTGGAGCGTTTCGCCCAGGTGGCGGCCAAGCACTATCCCGGGGCCACGATCACGATTGAAGGCTTCGCCGATCCTGCCGGAAGCGCGCAGTACAATTTGCGCTTGTCGCGCGAACGGGCCGATGCGGTGCGTGACTATCTCGTGACGAAGGGTCTCGACGGCACGCTGCTGAAGACGGTCGGCTATGGCAAGACGCGGCTGGTGAAGGCCGGCGCCACGGGCGATGCGCCCGGCGCTGAACTCAACCGTCGGGTGACGTTTGTCGTGGACGCCCCCGCCGAAGCGACCGTGGCGGTGCTGTCGATGCGTTGATTGCAGCCCGTTGCCCTCCCCCGGCGCAACGGTGTTGTGACCACGTGGCCGGTCCCCTCGGGGGTCGGCCACGATAGTATTCGGGAATGGCCGAGACACGCGCATTCATCGACCGGTTGACGCGCCCGGAATCCGAGCTGCCGGTGATCCACATCGGGCGCGATCCGCTGCCGCCGCGCCTGCGCCCATCGTCGTCGCTGGGAGTGCTCGATATCACCGAATGGTTTGGTGATACCAGCGGTGGCATTCGCACCTACCTGCTGCAGAAGGCGCAGTATGTCGCGGCGCGTCCGGGGCTCCGCCAGGTGCTGGCCGTGCCGGGCGCGCGCGACGCCATTACCGAGCAGGATGGCGTGCGTCTTTATCGACTGCAGGGCCCACCCATTCCGCGGCAGAAGCCGTATCGCTTCATGCTTGCCACCAAAAGCGTGGCGAAAATCGTCCGGCATGAGCGGCCGGATATCATCGAGATCGGCAGTCCGTTCATTGTGCCATGGATCGTGCGCCATGCCACGCGTACCCTCGATGTGCCGCTGGTGTGTTTCTATCACACCAACCTGCCGCGCATGTTCGCGCCGAATGCGCGCTACCATAGCGCCGCGCGGCGGGCCGTCTTTCGGGCGTCCTGGACGTATATGCGTCGCCTCGACCGGATGTTTCCCCTGACGATTGTGACATCGGATTTTTCGGCGAAGGATCTCGCGCAGGAAGGCATCACGCGCGTCGCCAAAGTCCCGTTGGGCGTGGATCTGGAACGGTTTTCCCCAACACGTCGGGTCCATGCCGACGCCACGCGCCGGCGTTTCGGGTTGCCCGGCGGTCCGTTGGCGGGATTCGTGGGCCGATTTGCGCGCGAGAAGGAGCTCGAGATGGTGCTTGATGCCTGGATGGAGGTGGAACGTCGCACGGGAGCGCGCCTGGTGTTGGTGGGTGCGGGACCGCTTGAGGCCGCGTTGCGCGCGCATCGCTACGGATCACGTGTGCACTTCGTGCCATTCCAATCCGATCGCTCCACCTTGGCGGATGTGCTGGCGGCGTTTGACCTGTATCTCGCGCCGGGACGCATAGAGACCTTTGGCCTGTCGTCGCTTGAAGCACTGGCCAGCGGAACACCCGTCTTGTCGGCGGATGAAGGTGGCGTTTCCGAGCAGGTGCGGAGCAGCGGAGCCGGACGCACGTTTGTGTCGGGTGAGGCGGCGTCACTGGCCGAGGAGGCCGTGAGCATGTTCGGCGATGACCTGTCGGCCCTGGGCCGTCGTGGACGCGTGTACGCCGAACGCGAACACGCCTGGGATTCCGTGTTTGATCGGTTGTTCGAGGTGTATCGGACGGTGTTGCGCGGCCGACCCTCCCCGAAGGTGCCGATGGCCGTCGAGCGGTGAGCGTGGTCGCGCGCACGGCACGCCTGCTGGTGTCCATCCATGACGTCACGCCGGCTCTCGACGACTCGGTGCGGGCGCTGTGGCAACTCTGTCGCGCGCACGGCGTCACCCCGGCACTCCTCGTCGTTCCGGACTGGCATGGCGCGTGGCCCATCGAACGACACCCGCTGTTCATGGACTGGGTGCGTGCGCGATCGCGCGATGGGGCGGAGATCATCCTGCACGGGGAACGACACGATGAAGCGGGACTGCCACGCGCGTGGGGTGACGCACTGCGCGCCGTCGGGCGCACGGCGCGGGAAGGCGAGTTTCTGACCCTCGACCGCGAGGCGGCGCGCGTCCGCATCCGTCGAGGGTTGGCGCGACTGGCTGATCAACAGCTGGTACCGGTCGGATTCATCCCACCGGCGTGGTTGGCCCGTGAGGCGACTCATGACGTGGTGCGCGAAACGGGTCTCCCCTTCAGCGAGGACGCGGGTTCGATTCGACTGCATCGCACGGGCACGCGGCTTCGCGCGCCGGCACTGCGCTGGAGTGGGCGGACGACGCTGCGCGCCTGGGGATCGAGAGTGATGGCCGAGGTTCGGTGGGGTACGTGGCAGCAGGAGCCAGTGCTGCGACTCGCGCTGCATCCGGCCGACCTGTTGCATCCCGTCACGGCCGCGTCGGTTCGGCGCGAACTGGCGCGATGGGTGCATGCGCGAATCCTCGTTCGATACGGCGACCTGTGATTCCTGCACGCCCGGCCATCGACGCGTCGAGCCTGCGTCTGGCGCTCTTTACGGACACCTATCCTCCTCAGGTGAATGGCGTGTCGCGTACGCTCGAGCGACTGGTGGCGGCGGTGGAAGCGCGTGGTGGTGTGGCACAGGTGTTCACCGTGGAGGATCCTGACGCTGGTGTATCGCCGCAGGTGTGCCGCTATCGGAGTGTGCCATTCTGGGCCTACAAGCAACTGCGCCTGTCCTGGCCATCGACGCGTCGCGCGCGTCGCGATGTCGCCGCGTTCGCACCCACATTGATTCACGCCGCAACCGAATTCGGTGTGGGATTGGCCGGGCGTCGCGTGGCGAAGGCGCTTGATGTGCCGTTCGTGTCGTCATACCACACCAGCTTCACGGCGTACGCCCGATTCTACAAGCTGGGGGCGCTGGCGCACCCCGGCTGGTCGTACCTGCGCTGGTTCCACAATGGCGGTCAACGCACGTACTGTCCGACACAGGCCATCGTAAACGAAGTGCGGGTCGAAGGGTTCCGAAATACCATGGTGTGGTCACGCGGGGTTGATGTCGCAAGATTTTCGCCGCGTTTTCGCTCCGCGACGTTGCGCACCACCATTGGAGCGGATGACGCCACGCTGGTGGTGGCGTATGTGGGGCGCCTGGCGGCGGAGAAGGGCCTGGAAGTCGGACTTCACGCCATGCGATTGGTGGAGGCCGCCCGCCCGGGGCGCGCGCAGTTCATGGCGGTTGGCGATGGACCATTCACGGCCGACGTGCATCGGCTGGCGCCGACGGGAAGTTGGCTGCCGGGCAAGTTGCAAGGTGATGCGCTTAGCGAAGCCTATGCGTCCGCGGATGTGTTTCTCTTCCCGTCCATCACGGATACGTTTGGCAACGTCCTGCTGGAAGCGATGGCATCCGGACTCCCGGTGGTCGGCGCGGATGTCGGGCCGACTCGGGAGCAACTGCATCCCGATCGCGGCTGGCTGGTTCCGCCGCAAGATCCCCAGGCGTTTGCGAACGCCATTGTGGCGCTGATCGATGATCGGGCGCGATTGGCCGCCGCGCGCTCGGCAGCGCTGGCTTTTGCGGCCAGCAAGACATGGGACCTCGTCTGGGACCTTTTGATCGACGACTACCTGACAATTCACCGCGTGCGGTGACGGCTTCCGGACGCGTCCGACGTCCAGGGATTGTCACATCCCCGGCCCATTTCGTTTGGCTGTGACGTGGAGGCACGGGTAACGTGACAGGCGTCACGAATGGGGGGCGTTTCATCGTTATTCGACGCACGGGTGCTGCCGAGACTCGGCGGCATGCCGATCACGCGCAGTGCACGGGTCTGGACCATCGCATTGGCGCTCGCCACGAGCGCATGCCGCGATCGTGATTCGTCAACCGTGATCGGCCCCGTGGGCACGGCGCCGGCGACATCGGTGCCCGCGCATCTGGAGCGCATCGACAGTCGCGCCACGATCGAGACGCCAACTGACGCGTGGATGGGTACGACCGTGTCGGATGTGTTTCGCGTGCGGGTCGTGGCTGCCAGTGGGCGCCCGGTGAGCGGGGCGGTGGTTCGCTTTCACATTACCGTGGGCGGCGACGGCTTGCCGTCGCACGACGCGCACCGGGACGACACTACGATAGTCGCGGTCAGTGACAGCTCCGGGATGGCGACGGTCGACCGATGGCAACTGCCCGTACATGACACGATCGCCACCATGTATCGCGCCGACGCATCGCTGGACGACAACGACAGCACCCGTGTGCAGTTTGCCGTGCGCGCATGGCGCGATCTTTCGAGGTTCGGCGGCGCCGGTTCGTTGGCGCTGGACCGGCTGCCAATTGACCGACGGCTGGTGTCGGCTGTGCTGCCACTGGGAACGTTTATGTCCGACGATGCGCTGCCCTCGGCGGACGCGCGTTTGCAGCTGCACCCACCGAGCACTGCGGTGGTTCATGCCGTGGCGGATGGCCTGATCACGGAGATCGATGCGGCGAATGGCGCGCTCACCATGCGCGTGCGCGATCAAGTTCGCATTCGACTTGGCGGCCTGTCGCTACGCCGAGATCTCTGGGTGGGGCGTGTGTTGCGTGCAGGTGAACCGGTTGGGACGGCGGACCCCGCTCGCGCGAACGACGGGATTACCGTGCGCGTGCTGGACGTCGCGACGACGCGAACGCGGTGGGTGCGACCGGAACGCTACGGGTCGCGTCGTCACACGACGTTTTTTGCACGATACCTCACGGACTCGTTGCGGTCGGCCGTGTTCGGGCTCGTGCGACGCGCGGCGCCCGATCTTGATGGACGCATCGACTATGATCGGGTGGGCTATCTGGTCGGGAGCTGGTTTGATCCATCCGCAGTGGACGTCGTCAACGCAGGCGCAGGGGTGGCTGACGCTGTGAACACCCATTCCTTTGCGGCGGGTCAGGCGTCAGAGATCGATCCCTCGATGTCGCTGGCGCCGGTGGCCTTGACGTTCGCGTACGACGCCGAGCGACCGGGCCAGGTGCGCATCGCCGCGGGCATCGCCCTTGCCGGGAGTCTGGGGTTTCGCGGGGTTCGATCGGTGGCGTGGGAGGACCCCGATCCGGCCGAGGTGGACGTGGCGCGAGGCATAGTGCGATACCAACTCCACCACGCGGACGACGAGGTGCGCATGGGGCGCGCCGAGTACCAGCTGCTGGTACAGCTGGTCAATGCGACTACGCTTCGGGTGGAGGTGGTGGACGCTTTGTCCGAGCGGAAATTCTCGCCCCGAGCGATCACGCTCATCCGCTGAGCCGAACCCCTTCGGCTTTGGCGCGACCCTGCTAAATTCCGGCTCGGCCGCAAAGCACCCGCGGCTCGCTCCGGTAGCTCAGTTGGTAGAGCAGCGGCCTTTTAAGCCGTAGGTCCTGGGTTCGAGTCCCAGCCGGGGCACTGTTAACTTTTCTCATGCGTTCTCGCACCCCATTCCCCGGCCGCCTGCGAGCGATGACCCTCGCGGCGGCCTTGTTGTTGCCGTCGCCGGTCGACGCGCAATTCCTCGGGAAGCCGCAGCCCCGCCCCGGTAGCGACACCGCTGCGCCGACCGTGTCTCCCGGGTCGCCGCGCGCGTCCTTGCAGGAATTTCTGCGACTGGCCCGGGCCCGTGACTGGGCCGACGCCGCCGGGTATCTGGCCGTACCGTCTGCTGACCGTGAGCAATCGCTGACGCTGGCGCGGCGCCTGACCGTCGTGCTTGATCAGCGACTGTCCCTGACGCTTTCCAACGTCTCGCCGCTGGCGATGGGTGATACCGCGGAT includes:
- a CDS encoding DUF2334 domain-containing protein, with product MVARTARLLVSIHDVTPALDDSVRALWQLCRAHGVTPALLVVPDWHGAWPIERHPLFMDWVRARSRDGAEIILHGERHDEAGLPRAWGDALRAVGRTAREGEFLTLDREAARVRIRRGLARLADQQLVPVGFIPPAWLAREATHDVVRETGLPFSEDAGSIRLHRTGTRLRAPALRWSGRTTLRAWGSRVMAEVRWGTWQQEPVLRLALHPADLLHPVTAASVRRELARWVHARILVRYGDL
- a CDS encoding glycosyltransferase family 1 protein, with the protein product MIPARPAIDASSLRLALFTDTYPPQVNGVSRTLERLVAAVEARGGVAQVFTVEDPDAGVSPQVCRYRSVPFWAYKQLRLSWPSTRRARRDVAAFAPTLIHAATEFGVGLAGRRVAKALDVPFVSSYHTSFTAYARFYKLGALAHPGWSYLRWFHNGGQRTYCPTQAIVNEVRVEGFRNTMVWSRGVDVARFSPRFRSATLRTTIGADDATLVVAYVGRLAAEKGLEVGLHAMRLVEAARPGRAQFMAVGDGPFTADVHRLAPTGSWLPGKLQGDALSEAYASADVFLFPSITDTFGNVLLEAMASGLPVVGADVGPTREQLHPDRGWLVPPQDPQAFANAIVALIDDRARLAAARSAALAFAASKTWDLVWDLLIDDYLTIHRVR
- a CDS encoding SDR family oxidoreductase — translated: MTALSTSVFRPGLLDGQVALVTGGGTGIGFGISRLLSALGAHVVIASRKPEHLEKALAEITAAGGSASTVRLDVRDPERVKATVDAIVAEHGRIDVLVNNAAGNFYAPSATLSPNAWRSVLEIDLFGTFYCSQAVFPHMAKQGGGRIVSTSMTLHYRGWPLMAHATAAKAGVDALTRTLAVEWAPQRIRINAIAPGPIPTEGVRKAFTPPSDSGVPDVFAATERHMAEYAAKGIPLGRWGSPDDIANMVAFLASPAGDWITGAIFVVDGGEWLAKAST
- a CDS encoding glycosyltransferase, which encodes MAETRAFIDRLTRPESELPVIHIGRDPLPPRLRPSSSLGVLDITEWFGDTSGGIRTYLLQKAQYVAARPGLRQVLAVPGARDAITEQDGVRLYRLQGPPIPRQKPYRFMLATKSVAKIVRHERPDIIEIGSPFIVPWIVRHATRTLDVPLVCFYHTNLPRMFAPNARYHSAARRAVFRASWTYMRRLDRMFPLTIVTSDFSAKDLAQEGITRVAKVPLGVDLERFSPTRRVHADATRRRFGLPGGPLAGFVGRFAREKELEMVLDAWMEVERRTGARLVLVGAGPLEAALRAHRYGSRVHFVPFQSDRSTLADVLAAFDLYLAPGRIETFGLSSLEALASGTPVLSADEGGVSEQVRSSGAGRTFVSGEAASLAEEAVSMFGDDLSALGRRGRVYAEREHAWDSVFDRLFEVYRTVLRGRPSPKVPMAVER
- a CDS encoding OmpA family protein — encoded protein: MRAIGFAVSAVLVASTLGACATKGFVRRGLEDQRVALTSEQSARVAADSTLRTDVNGVKTDVNGVKADLAALRTDLAGLKNEFGARISAVEGQVKFAMPVHFGFDDAAVRAMDQAALERFAQVAAKHYPGATITIEGFADPAGSAQYNLRLSRERADAVRDYLVTKGLDGTLLKTVGYGKTRLVKAGATGDAPGAELNRRVTFVVDAPAEATVAVLSMR